A genomic segment from Rhodospirillum centenum SW encodes:
- the ptsP gene encoding phosphoenolpyruvate--protein phosphotransferase — MTLPLGTVGPRHAPDLAAAGRRLLARLRDVMAGSGTAQDRLDKIVKTIAHEMGADVCSCYVMRAGEVLELFATIGLNPSAVHRTRLRVGEGLVGDVAAHARPIALGNAPTHPNFAYRPETGEDPFNSFMAVPILRGGRVRGVLAIQHTDRRDYDEQEVETLQTVAMVVAELVAAGELVDGRELSVADDLILLPSRLDGTSLNRGVGMGLAVLHRPQLTIRQMVADDPEHELRRLQEAVDGMHLAIDQILIALGERDGEHAEIMQTYRMFANDRGWLSRIREAIRSGLTAEAAVQRVQNDNRARMSQAADPYIRDRLLDLDDVTNRLLQHLAGRGDDVQGGTLPDEFVLVARNLGPAELLDYDRRRLKGLVLEEGSSNSHVSIVARAMDIPVVGQCHEVLGRVEPLDYLIVDGDNGQVFVRPAEDIQDAFSKSLLAREQRQREFAALRDLPAVTRDGVAVQLMLNCGLHIDLPHLHATGADGIGLYRTEIPFMVRASYPEVAAQQESYAKVLDAAGDRPVVFRTLDVGGDKTLPYFPDLSEENPALGWRAIRIGLDRPAMLRKQLRAMLRAAAGRELRLMFPMVAEVAELDRARRVLDLELARLRADGGTPPARLLVGVMVEVPSLLFQLPALLPRVDFLSVGSNDLLQYLFACDRGNPILNNRYDVLSPPMLRLLRDLVRACDAAGVPLSLCGEMASRPLDAMALVGLGFRTLSLAPPAFGEVKGMLRSLELRRVAAYLDRLLDGSDHSLRPKLRAYARDHGVKV, encoded by the coding sequence ATGACGCTTCCGCTGGGAACCGTGGGACCGCGCCACGCTCCGGACCTGGCCGCCGCCGGACGCCGGTTGCTGGCGCGTCTGCGCGACGTCATGGCCGGCAGCGGCACGGCGCAGGACCGCCTCGACAAGATCGTCAAGACCATCGCGCACGAGATGGGCGCCGACGTCTGCTCCTGCTACGTCATGCGGGCGGGCGAGGTGCTGGAGCTGTTCGCCACCATCGGCCTGAACCCCTCGGCCGTCCACCGCACCCGCCTGCGGGTGGGCGAGGGGCTGGTCGGCGACGTGGCGGCGCACGCCCGGCCGATCGCCCTGGGCAACGCGCCGACGCATCCCAACTTCGCCTACCGCCCGGAAACGGGCGAGGACCCGTTCAACAGCTTCATGGCCGTGCCCATCCTGCGCGGCGGCCGCGTGCGCGGCGTGCTGGCGATCCAGCACACCGACCGCCGCGACTATGACGAGCAGGAGGTGGAGACGCTCCAGACCGTCGCCATGGTGGTGGCCGAACTGGTCGCCGCCGGCGAACTGGTGGACGGGCGGGAACTGTCGGTCGCGGACGACCTGATCCTGCTGCCCTCCCGCCTGGACGGCACCAGCCTGAACCGCGGCGTCGGCATGGGGCTGGCCGTGCTGCACCGGCCGCAGCTCACCATCCGGCAGATGGTGGCAGACGATCCCGAGCACGAGCTGCGCCGCCTCCAGGAGGCGGTGGACGGCATGCATCTGGCCATCGACCAGATCCTGATCGCCCTGGGCGAGCGCGACGGCGAGCATGCCGAGATCATGCAGACCTACCGCATGTTCGCCAACGACCGCGGCTGGCTGAGCCGCATCCGCGAGGCGATCCGCTCCGGCCTGACGGCCGAGGCGGCGGTGCAGCGGGTGCAGAACGACAACCGCGCCCGCATGTCGCAGGCCGCCGACCCCTACATCCGCGACCGTCTGCTGGACCTGGACGACGTCACCAACCGCCTGCTCCAGCATCTGGCCGGCCGCGGCGACGACGTGCAGGGCGGCACCCTGCCGGACGAGTTCGTGCTGGTCGCCCGCAATCTGGGGCCGGCCGAACTGCTGGACTACGACCGCCGCCGGCTGAAGGGGCTGGTGCTGGAGGAAGGCTCCAGCAACAGCCATGTCTCCATCGTCGCCCGGGCCATGGACATTCCCGTCGTCGGCCAGTGCCACGAGGTGCTGGGGCGGGTGGAGCCGCTGGACTACCTGATCGTGGACGGCGACAACGGCCAGGTCTTCGTCCGTCCGGCGGAGGACATCCAGGACGCCTTCAGCAAGAGCCTGCTGGCCCGCGAGCAGCGCCAGCGCGAGTTCGCCGCCCTGCGCGACCTGCCCGCCGTCACGCGCGACGGGGTGGCGGTGCAGCTCATGCTGAACTGCGGGCTGCACATCGACCTGCCGCACCTGCACGCCACCGGGGCGGACGGCATCGGCCTCTACCGCACCGAAATCCCCTTCATGGTCCGCGCCTCCTATCCGGAGGTCGCGGCCCAGCAGGAGTCCTACGCCAAGGTTCTGGACGCCGCCGGGGACCGGCCGGTCGTCTTCCGCACCCTGGATGTCGGCGGCGACAAGACGCTGCCCTACTTCCCCGACCTGTCGGAGGAGAACCCGGCGCTGGGCTGGCGGGCCATCCGCATCGGGCTGGACCGGCCGGCCATGCTGCGCAAGCAGCTCCGCGCCATGCTGCGGGCGGCGGCGGGGCGCGAACTGCGGCTGATGTTCCCCATGGTGGCCGAGGTGGCCGAGCTGGACCGGGCCCGCCGCGTGCTGGACCTGGAACTGGCGCGGCTGCGGGCCGACGGCGGCACGCCGCCCGCCCGCCTGCTGGTGGGCGTGATGGTGGAGGTGCCGTCGCTGCTGTTCCAGTTGCCGGCCCTGCTGCCGCGCGTGGATTTCCTGTCGGTCGGGTCCAACGACCTGCTGCAGTACCTGTTCGCCTGCGACCGCGGCAACCCGATCCTGAACAACCGCTACGACGTGCTGTCGCCGCCCATGCTGCGGCTGCTGCGCGATCTGGTGCGGGCCTGCGACGCGGCCGGCGTGCCGCTGTCGCTCTGCGGCGAGATGGCCAGCCGGCCGCTGGACGCCATGGCGCTGGTGGGGCTGGGCTTCCGCACCCTGTCGCTGGCGCCGCCGGCCTTCGGTGAGGTGAAAGGGATGCTGCGCTCGCTGGAGCTGCGGCGTGTCGCCGCTTATCTGGACAGGCTGCTGGACGGCAGCGACCACAGCCTGCGCCCGAAGCTCAGGGCCTATGCGCGTGACCATGGCGTGAAAGTTTAA
- a CDS encoding NAD(P)H-dependent flavin oxidoreductase → MTAHRQHLDRLWQRGREFLGSDVAVMGGAMAWVSERTLVSAISNAGGFGVIASGSMPPEVLREEIRGTRALTDRPFGVNLITLHPQLDALMRVCLEEKVGHVVLAGGLPPGGAIRTLKEGGARVMCFAPALVLAKKLIRSGVDALVIEGAEAGGHIGPVSTSVLAQEILPEVGHEVPVFVAGGIGRGEAILSYLEMGAAGVQLGTRFVCATECRAHPRFKQAFIRAGARDAVLSSAVDTRFPVIPVRALQNEGTRRFQEKQHEVIARFDRGELDQKEAQLEIEHFWAGALRRAVVEGDVETGSLMAGQSVGMVTREQPTAEIIADLVDQALAALRRRDPASE, encoded by the coding sequence ATGACGGCGCATCGCCAGCATCTGGACCGGCTCTGGCAGCGCGGTCGGGAGTTCCTGGGCAGCGACGTCGCCGTGATGGGCGGCGCCATGGCCTGGGTGTCCGAGCGCACCCTCGTCTCCGCCATCTCCAACGCGGGCGGCTTCGGCGTCATCGCCTCGGGTTCCATGCCGCCCGAGGTGCTGCGGGAGGAGATCCGCGGCACCCGCGCGCTCACGGACCGGCCGTTCGGCGTCAACCTGATCACGCTGCACCCGCAGCTCGACGCGCTGATGCGCGTCTGCCTGGAGGAGAAGGTCGGGCATGTCGTGCTGGCCGGCGGCCTGCCGCCGGGCGGCGCCATCCGGACGCTGAAGGAGGGCGGGGCGCGGGTGATGTGCTTCGCCCCGGCCCTGGTGCTGGCGAAGAAGCTGATCCGCAGCGGCGTGGACGCCCTGGTGATCGAGGGGGCGGAGGCCGGCGGCCATATCGGCCCGGTCAGCACCTCGGTGCTGGCGCAGGAGATCCTGCCGGAGGTGGGGCACGAGGTTCCCGTCTTCGTCGCCGGCGGCATCGGCCGCGGCGAGGCCATCCTGAGCTATCTGGAGATGGGGGCGGCCGGGGTGCAGCTCGGCACCCGCTTCGTCTGCGCCACGGAATGCCGGGCGCATCCCCGCTTCAAGCAGGCCTTCATCCGGGCCGGTGCGCGCGACGCCGTGCTCTCCAGCGCGGTGGACACCCGCTTCCCCGTGATCCCCGTGCGCGCCCTGCAGAACGAGGGCACCCGCCGGTTCCAGGAGAAGCAGCACGAGGTGATCGCGCGCTTCGACCGCGGCGAGCTGGACCAGAAGGAGGCCCAGCTCGAGATCGAGCATTTCTGGGCCGGCGCCCTGCGCCGCGCCGTGGTCGAGGGCGATGTGGAGACCGGCTCGCTGATGGCGGGCCAGTCGGTCGGCATGGTGACGCGGGAGCAGCCCACGGCCGAGATCATCGCCGACCTGGTCGACCAGGCCCTCGCCGCCCTGCGCCGCCGCGACCCCGCCTCCGAATAG
- a CDS encoding aspartate kinase translates to MARLVLKFGGTSVGDIERIRNVARKVKQEVDAGHEVAVVVSAMSGVTNQLVEYCRSISRIYDAREYDAVVASGEQVTSGLLAIALQDLGITARSWQGWQIPILTDDVHAKARIERIDTTEIDRRMKTGEVAVVAGFQGVSHRNRISTLGRGGSDTSAVALAAALGAERCDIYTDVDGVYTTDPRIVAKARKLSRITYEEMLEMASLGAKVLQTRSVEMAMKHRVRVQVLSTFEEAPGSDLPGTLVVDEDEIVEQELVSGIAYSRDEAKVTLVGVADRPGVAARIFGPLADAAINVDMIVQNVSEDGTTTDMTFTVGKADLDRAVQVLEKAKDELSYRRIVADSDVVKISVIGVGMRSHAGVAQRMFKALADRGINIQVISTSEIKVSVLVAEEYTELALRALHTVYGLDQA, encoded by the coding sequence ATGGCGCGACTCGTCCTCAAATTCGGCGGCACCTCGGTCGGCGACATCGAACGCATCCGCAACGTCGCCCGCAAGGTGAAGCAGGAGGTCGATGCCGGGCACGAGGTGGCCGTCGTCGTTTCCGCCATGTCCGGCGTGACGAACCAGCTCGTGGAATACTGCCGCAGCATCAGCCGCATCTACGATGCGCGCGAGTACGACGCGGTGGTCGCTTCGGGCGAGCAGGTGACCAGCGGTCTGCTGGCGATCGCACTGCAGGATCTGGGCATCACCGCCCGCTCCTGGCAGGGCTGGCAGATCCCGATCCTGACCGACGACGTGCACGCCAAGGCGCGGATCGAACGGATCGACACCACCGAGATCGACCGCCGCATGAAGACCGGCGAGGTCGCGGTGGTCGCCGGCTTCCAGGGCGTGTCCCACCGCAACCGGATCAGCACGCTGGGCCGCGGCGGTTCCGACACCTCGGCGGTGGCGCTGGCCGCAGCACTGGGCGCGGAGCGTTGCGACATCTACACCGACGTGGACGGCGTCTACACCACCGACCCGCGCATCGTGGCGAAGGCCCGCAAGCTCTCCCGCATCACCTACGAGGAGATGCTGGAGATGGCGAGCCTGGGCGCCAAGGTACTGCAGACCCGGTCGGTCGAGATGGCGATGAAACACCGGGTGCGGGTGCAGGTGCTCTCCACCTTCGAGGAGGCCCCCGGCAGCGACCTGCCGGGAACACTGGTCGTTGACGAGGACGAAATCGTGGAACAGGAACTGGTCAGCGGCATCGCCTACAGCCGCGACGAAGCGAAGGTCACCCTGGTCGGGGTCGCCGACCGCCCCGGCGTGGCCGCCCGCATCTTCGGGCCGCTCGCCGACGCGGCCATCAACGTGGACATGATCGTGCAGAACGTGTCGGAGGACGGCACCACCACCGACATGACCTTCACCGTGGGCAAGGCCGATCTGGACCGCGCCGTGCAGGTGCTGGAGAAGGCGAAGGACGAACTGTCCTACCGCCGCATCGTCGCCGACAGCGACGTCGTGAAGATCAGCGTCATCGGCGTCGGCATGCGCAGCCACGCCGGCGTGGCGCAGCGCATGTTCAAGGCGCTGGCCGACCGCGGCATCAACATCCAGGTCATCTCGACCAGCGAGATCAAGGTCAGCGTCCTGGTGGCCGAGGAGTACACCGAGCTGGCCCTGCGCGCCCTGCACACCGTCTACGGCCTGGACCAGGCGTGA
- the ubiG gene encoding bifunctional 2-polyprenyl-6-hydroxyphenol methylase/3-demethylubiquinol 3-O-methyltransferase UbiG, whose translation MNAAANAPRSTPGSGATPGPRTTVDPGEVERFSAMAAEWWDPRGKFSPLHKFNPVRLAYIRDALCDRWGRDPMAERPLEGIRILDVGCGGGLIAEPLARLGAEVVGIDASERNVKTAATHALETGTTVDYRVGTAEALAATGERFDVVLALEIVEHVADVDLLLTAITTLTKQDGLLFMATVNRTAKSFVMAIVGAEYVLRWLPRGTHDWRKFIRPSELATGLRQLGFGIKNLTGLIYNPMTDRFSLAERDVDVNYMLYAARD comes from the coding sequence ATGAACGCCGCGGCCAACGCGCCCCGCTCCACCCCCGGTTCCGGTGCGACCCCCGGTCCCCGCACCACCGTGGACCCCGGCGAGGTCGAGCGATTCTCCGCCATGGCGGCGGAATGGTGGGACCCGCGCGGCAAGTTCAGCCCGCTGCACAAGTTCAACCCGGTGCGTCTGGCCTATATCCGCGACGCCCTGTGCGACCGCTGGGGCCGCGATCCCATGGCGGAGCGCCCGCTGGAGGGCATCCGCATCCTGGACGTGGGCTGCGGCGGCGGCCTGATCGCCGAGCCGCTGGCCCGGCTGGGGGCGGAGGTGGTCGGCATCGACGCCTCCGAACGCAACGTGAAGACGGCCGCCACCCACGCGCTGGAGACCGGCACGACGGTGGACTACCGCGTCGGCACGGCGGAGGCCCTGGCCGCGACGGGCGAGCGTTTCGACGTGGTGCTGGCGCTGGAGATCGTGGAGCACGTCGCCGACGTGGATCTGCTGCTGACCGCCATCACCACCCTGACGAAGCAGGACGGCCTGCTGTTCATGGCGACCGTCAACCGCACGGCGAAGTCCTTCGTCATGGCGATCGTCGGCGCCGAGTACGTGCTGCGCTGGCTGCCGCGGGGCACGCATGACTGGCGCAAGTTCATCCGCCCGTCGGAGCTGGCGACCGGCCTGCGCCAGCTCGGCTTCGGCATCAAGAACCTGACCGGGCTGATCTACAACCCGATGACGGACCGCTTCTCGCTCGCGGAGCGCGACGTGGACGTGAACTACATGCTGTATGCCGCGCGGGACTGA
- a CDS encoding sensor histidine kinase: MDAQPPRPALPGTRPASGSAAAQAAGATPAAHGTAGPDGKSGPDGVAGRDGKDSLSATTLVGVAAGVVLLFVLAILLLVAREDRREMVAHAGRLAANTALLLAEQAGQLVAASEVVLDEAAALAGPPDAPIPDTLDVHRELRRLVATWDHANSVYLMDAGGRSVVSSREFPMRVFEVPERHYLQVQHRRTVAGEPPLMVLDRVENSIFTGGNLLILTKPLPAPTGIFRGVAGLAVAEEFFRNFYQQVDVGFGLAILLLGADRQVLVRHVQGADAGAEERTAPEESPAPPAPPPGGMLRLSTPGEGDRLYAEAPVRGRDLRVMVGLDATALETRWRERLRVYLLIAAIAATGVAGLGLLALRWARREAEARDRLEEANHLLEQRVGERTAELSESNAELELALKDREVLFREVHHRVKNNLQLVSSLLRLQAMRLPAELRQGFEDSLSRIQSMSLVHELLYRTNQPSRVDFADYLRRLAPTLAECFLPDPDRIAIEVAAEPLELELDTAIPLGLLAGELITNALKHAFPDGRAGCLTVRLERGTEGDGVLLTIADDGVGLAPGPADTRADGGGLGMVLVQSLAAQVQATLSTRPGAPGTRHHVLLPGAVTTRD; encoded by the coding sequence ATGGACGCCCAGCCCCCCCGGCCGGCTCTGCCCGGAACCCGCCCGGCATCGGGGTCCGCCGCGGCACAGGCCGCCGGCGCGACCCCCGCCGCGCACGGGACGGCGGGTCCGGACGGGAAGAGCGGGCCGGACGGGGTGGCGGGCCGGGACGGGAAGGACAGCCTGTCGGCAACCACCCTGGTCGGCGTGGCGGCGGGCGTGGTGCTGCTGTTCGTGCTGGCGATCCTGCTGCTGGTCGCGCGCGAGGACCGGCGGGAGATGGTCGCCCATGCCGGCCGGCTGGCCGCCAACACCGCCCTGCTGCTGGCGGAGCAGGCCGGACAGCTTGTCGCCGCCAGCGAGGTGGTGCTGGACGAGGCCGCCGCTCTGGCCGGCCCGCCCGACGCACCGATCCCGGACACCCTGGATGTCCATCGGGAACTGCGCCGGCTGGTCGCCACCTGGGACCATGCGAACTCCGTCTACCTGATGGATGCCGGCGGCCGCAGTGTCGTCAGCAGCCGCGAATTCCCCATGCGGGTCTTCGAAGTGCCCGAACGGCATTACCTGCAGGTCCAGCACCGGCGGACCGTGGCGGGAGAACCCCCGCTGATGGTCCTGGACCGGGTGGAGAACAGCATCTTCACCGGCGGCAACCTCCTGATCCTGACCAAGCCGCTGCCGGCACCGACGGGCATCTTCCGCGGCGTGGCCGGACTGGCCGTGGCGGAGGAGTTCTTCCGGAATTTCTACCAGCAGGTGGATGTCGGCTTCGGGCTGGCCATCCTGCTGCTGGGCGCGGACCGGCAGGTGCTGGTGCGGCATGTCCAGGGCGCCGATGCGGGAGCGGAAGAGAGAACGGCCCCGGAAGAGAGCCCGGCGCCGCCGGCCCCGCCGCCCGGCGGCATGCTGCGCCTGTCCACGCCCGGCGAGGGCGACCGCCTCTATGCCGAGGCCCCGGTCCGCGGCCGCGACCTGCGCGTCATGGTCGGGCTGGACGCCACGGCGCTGGAGACGCGCTGGCGGGAGCGGCTGCGCGTCTATCTGCTGATCGCCGCCATCGCCGCCACGGGCGTGGCGGGGCTGGGCCTCTTGGCGCTGCGCTGGGCGCGGCGCGAAGCAGAGGCGCGCGACCGGCTGGAGGAAGCCAACCACCTGCTGGAACAGCGTGTCGGCGAGCGCACGGCCGAACTGTCCGAAAGCAATGCGGAGCTGGAACTGGCGCTGAAGGACAGGGAGGTGCTGTTCCGCGAGGTCCACCACCGGGTGAAGAACAACCTCCAGCTCGTCTCCAGCCTGCTGCGGCTCCAGGCCATGCGACTGCCGGCGGAGCTGCGCCAGGGCTTCGAGGACAGCCTGTCCCGCATCCAGTCCATGAGTCTGGTCCACGAACTGCTGTACCGCACCAACCAGCCCTCACGGGTGGATTTCGCGGACTATCTGCGCCGGCTGGCGCCGACCCTGGCCGAGTGCTTCCTGCCCGACCCCGACCGGATCGCCATCGAGGTGGCGGCGGAACCGCTGGAACTGGAACTGGACACCGCCATCCCGCTGGGCCTGCTGGCCGGGGAGCTGATCACCAACGCCCTGAAGCACGCCTTTCCCGACGGCCGCGCCGGCTGCCTCACGGTCCGGCTGGAGCGCGGGACAGAGGGCGACGGGGTGCTGCTGACCATCGCCGACGACGGCGTCGGGCTGGCGCCCGGGCCGGCGGACACCCGCGCGGACGGCGGCGGGCTCGGCATGGTGCTGGTGCAGTCGCTGGCCGCCCAGGTGCAGGCCACGCTTTCGACCCGGCCCGGCGCGCCCGGCACGCGCCACCACGTCCTGCTGCCCGGGGCCGTAACGACCAGGGACTGA
- a CDS encoding zinc-dependent alcohol dehydrogenase produces the protein MKALCWHGKEDVRVERVPDPRIAEPGDIIVKVTSTAICGSDLHLYDGYIPTMRQGDILGHEFMGEVVETGREVKTLKVGDRVIVPFTIACGGCFFCNRQLWSLCDNSNPNAGVAETIFGKSPSALFGYSFLMGGFAGGQAEYVRVPYADVGPMKIPHVRDGGPEDDKVLFLTDIFPTGWMAAENCAIQDGDVVAVWGCGPVGQFAIRSAQLQGAARVVAIDRVPERLRLAAEAGAETIDFDRNDVRARLDELTGGRGPDSCINAVGIEAHGTGSVDAVLDRAKTAVGLATDRGHVLRQAIMACRKGGTISIPGVYAGVLDKVPFGAAFAKGLNFRMGQTHMMRYMRPLLERIEKGEIDPSFLITHRLSLEDGPGAYRTFRDKQDGCIKVVMRPGG, from the coding sequence ATGAAGGCCCTGTGCTGGCACGGCAAGGAGGATGTCCGGGTGGAGCGGGTGCCCGATCCCCGTATCGCGGAACCCGGCGACATCATCGTCAAGGTCACCTCCACCGCCATCTGCGGGTCCGACCTGCACCTCTATGACGGCTACATCCCGACCATGCGCCAGGGCGACATCCTGGGGCACGAATTCATGGGCGAGGTGGTGGAGACCGGCCGCGAGGTGAAGACCCTCAAGGTCGGCGACCGGGTGATCGTGCCCTTCACCATCGCCTGCGGCGGCTGCTTCTTCTGCAACCGCCAGCTCTGGTCGCTGTGCGACAACAGCAATCCCAACGCCGGGGTGGCGGAGACGATCTTCGGAAAGTCGCCCTCGGCGCTGTTCGGCTATTCCTTCCTGATGGGCGGTTTCGCCGGCGGACAGGCGGAATATGTCCGCGTGCCCTATGCCGATGTCGGGCCGATGAAGATCCCGCATGTCCGCGACGGCGGACCGGAAGACGACAAGGTCCTGTTCCTGACCGACATCTTCCCCACCGGCTGGATGGCGGCGGAGAACTGCGCGATCCAGGACGGCGACGTGGTCGCCGTCTGGGGCTGCGGCCCGGTCGGCCAGTTCGCCATCCGCAGCGCGCAGTTGCAGGGCGCGGCCAGGGTGGTCGCCATCGACCGCGTGCCGGAACGGCTGCGGCTGGCCGCCGAGGCGGGGGCGGAGACGATCGACTTCGACCGCAACGACGTGCGCGCCCGCCTGGACGAGCTGACCGGCGGCCGCGGCCCGGATTCCTGCATCAACGCGGTGGGGATCGAGGCGCACGGAACGGGCAGCGTGGATGCCGTGCTGGACCGCGCCAAGACGGCCGTGGGCCTCGCCACCGACCGCGGGCATGTGCTGCGCCAGGCGATCATGGCCTGCCGCAAGGGCGGCACCATCTCCATCCCCGGGGTCTATGCCGGGGTGCTGGACAAGGTGCCGTTCGGCGCCGCCTTCGCCAAGGGCCTGAACTTCCGCATGGGTCAGACGCACATGATGCGCTACATGCGGCCGCTGCTGGAACGGATCGAGAAGGGGGAGATCGACCCCTCCTTCCTGATCACCCACCGGCTGAGCCTGGAGGACGGGCCGGGGGCGTACCGCACCTTCCGCGACAAGCAGGACGGCTGCATCAAGGTGGTGATGCGGCCGGGCGGCTGA
- a CDS encoding pentapeptide repeat-containing protein → MLPSQASGGSAAADLTRPFALHSLYLRGRGGTRLELRLSNLSGLRLRGFDLSRATLFACNLSHAVLENCRFHEADLSNSLFLSANLRHCDLSRAILRGVRFYKADLQDVRLDGSDLRVGSVAIHRAGARPGTPDLVAREYRSDLSHCNLQDATLEGAVMRNVKLVGANLRNADLRGADLSGSDLSGSVLLGAHLNGANVFGAEVAGAVFDLDDTTRRMFRGLPAFEEHLSNLKEVEAIAAGHEDWVEARGKAGRRADFAGRSLKGVDLRGRELSAISFRGADLTGTKLAHAKLAAADLSGAKLHYTDLSGADLRGANLTGAEAMYSSFETADLSGLPLATGGMLRTRLTDARFEHCQFDGAVLDPDGLAGATVLPGSAAPAA, encoded by the coding sequence ATGCTGCCCTCTCAGGCTTCCGGCGGGTCCGCCGCCGCCGACCTCACCAGGCCCTTCGCGCTGCACAGCCTCTATCTCCGCGGCCGCGGGGGCACACGTCTGGAACTGCGGCTGAGCAATCTCAGCGGGCTGCGTCTCCGCGGCTTCGACCTGTCGCGCGCCACGCTGTTCGCCTGCAACCTGTCGCATGCGGTGCTGGAGAACTGCCGCTTCCATGAGGCGGACCTGTCCAACAGCCTGTTCCTGTCGGCCAATCTGCGCCATTGCGACCTGTCCCGCGCCATCCTGCGCGGGGTGCGCTTCTACAAGGCGGACCTCCAGGACGTCCGGCTGGACGGATCGGACCTGCGGGTCGGCTCCGTCGCCATCCACCGGGCCGGCGCCCGGCCGGGCACGCCCGACCTGGTGGCGCGGGAGTACCGCTCCGACCTGTCGCACTGCAATCTGCAGGACGCGACCCTGGAGGGGGCGGTGATGCGCAACGTGAAGCTGGTCGGGGCGAACCTCCGCAACGCCGACCTGCGCGGGGCCGACCTCTCCGGCTCCGACCTCAGCGGCAGCGTTCTGCTGGGGGCGCATCTGAACGGCGCCAACGTCTTCGGGGCCGAAGTCGCGGGGGCGGTCTTCGATCTGGACGACACGACCCGCCGCATGTTCCGCGGCCTGCCCGCCTTCGAGGAGCATCTGAGCAATCTGAAGGAGGTGGAGGCCATCGCCGCCGGGCACGAGGACTGGGTGGAGGCGCGCGGCAAGGCCGGCCGCCGTGCCGACTTCGCCGGGCGCTCGCTGAAGGGCGTGGATCTGCGCGGGCGGGAGCTGTCTGCCATCTCCTTCCGCGGTGCCGACCTGACCGGGACGAAGCTGGCGCACGCGAAACTGGCCGCTGCCGACCTGTCCGGGGCGAAGCTGCACTACACCGACCTGTCGGGGGCGGACCTGCGCGGCGCCAACCTGACGGGGGCCGAGGCGATGTACAGCAGCTTCGAGACGGCGGATCTGTCCGGCCTGCCGCTGGCAACGGGGGGCATGCTGCGGACCCGGCTCACCGACGCCCGGTTCGAGCACTGCCAGTTCGACGGCGCCGTGCTCGACCCCGACGGGCTGGCCGGCGCCACCGTCCTGCCGGGCTCGGCGGCACCGGCAGCGTGA
- a CDS encoding putative nucleotidyltransferase substrate binding domain-containing protein — MTMRQDGRHGPGGGDAGSPSPQALLEAHAPDLLDRVAAAASLDDLAAALGADGRGSGGSGPEGGGHARLVRTLAASGTPVAALSRAVALLNDRVMERLYHLVLTPEQARSCCLIVMGSEGRAEQILKTDQDNGLILPDGADWPDLPGRLAAFSAGLARLGWPPCPGRVMVTNPAWVMTERQWQDAVRHWVRSPGEDGIMAVAIFADAAAVAGDAALLARTRAVLLELIRGHTPFLWQFARIALQFDTPLGWFGHLVTEGGEHRGRLDLKKGGIFPIVHGVRSLALEARLEGATNTLDRIGLLVEAGKLDGVTAAELRRAFDVLVGLRLRTRLEGDAPVDTQGDGREDGRADGRVGVGAVPDTLVTPARLSAADRDALRDALRSVRRFKDLLSYHFHLAVL, encoded by the coding sequence ATGACCATGCGGCAGGACGGGCGGCACGGTCCGGGCGGAGGCGATGCCGGGTCGCCGTCTCCGCAGGCGCTGCTGGAGGCGCACGCGCCGGACCTGCTGGACCGGGTCGCCGCCGCCGCCAGCCTCGACGACCTCGCCGCCGCCCTCGGGGCGGACGGGCGCGGTTCCGGCGGGAGCGGGCCCGAGGGGGGCGGACATGCCCGGCTGGTTCGGACCCTGGCGGCCAGCGGCACCCCGGTGGCGGCCCTGTCCCGGGCCGTGGCGCTCCTGAACGACCGGGTGATGGAGCGGCTCTACCATCTGGTCCTGACGCCCGAGCAGGCGCGGTCCTGCTGTCTGATCGTCATGGGCAGCGAGGGGCGCGCCGAGCAGATCCTCAAGACCGACCAGGACAACGGGCTGATCCTCCCCGACGGGGCCGACTGGCCGGATCTGCCCGGGCGGCTGGCGGCCTTCTCCGCCGGGCTGGCCCGGCTGGGCTGGCCGCCCTGTCCGGGGCGGGTCATGGTCACCAATCCGGCCTGGGTGATGACGGAGCGCCAGTGGCAGGACGCCGTCCGCCACTGGGTGCGCAGCCCGGGGGAGGACGGCATCATGGCCGTCGCCATCTTCGCCGACGCTGCCGCCGTGGCGGGCGACGCGGCGCTGCTGGCCCGCACCCGGGCCGTGCTGCTGGAGCTGATCCGCGGCCACACGCCCTTTCTCTGGCAGTTCGCGCGCATCGCCCTGCAGTTCGACACGCCGCTCGGCTGGTTCGGTCATCTGGTGACCGAGGGCGGGGAGCACAGGGGCCGGCTCGATCTCAAGAAGGGCGGTATCTTTCCCATCGTCCACGGCGTCCGCTCGCTGGCGCTGGAGGCGCGGCTGGAGGGCGCCACCAACACGCTGGACCGGATCGGACTGCTGGTCGAGGCGGGGAAGCTGGACGGGGTGACCGCGGCGGAGCTGCGGCGGGCCTTCGACGTCCTGGTCGGACTGCGGCTGCGGACCCGGCTGGAGGGGGACGCCCCGGTGGACACCCAGGGGGACGGCCGGGAGGATGGCCGGGCGGATGGCCGTGTGGGCGTCGGGGCGGTGCCGGACACTCTGGTGACCCCGGCCCGGCTGTCCGCCGCCGACCGGGACGCGCTGCGCGACGCCCTGCGCAGTGTCCGGCGGTTCAAGGACCTGCTGTCCTACCACTTCCATCTGGCGGTGCTCTGA